From Calditrichota bacterium, one genomic window encodes:
- a CDS encoding DUF1015 domain-containing protein, giving the protein MSIVKPFKALRPLPKNAEHVASPPYDVLNSSEARKIAETNPMTFLSVNKPEIDLPEDTDIYSKEVYQKGAENLKNMITNGVMKKEDKECFYIYKQLMGEHEQYGLVALASVEEYDNDLIKKHEFTRPVKEDDRVNHIDNLNAQVGPVFLTYKAQPEIDKLISKITAGQPEIGFMADDEIEHTIWVVNNDADIKAIQDSFSKLDALYVADGHHRSAAASRICKMRKDKNPKHNGNESYNYFLNVIFPDNQMYIMDYNRVVKDLNGLSKDEFFDKIYDNFSIRRLGPAGFKPMEAHAFIMYMDKEYFLLEAHEGSFDENDPVSRLDVSILQENLLAPALGIGDPRKDKRIDFVGGIRGLEGLTERVDSGEMAVAFALFPTSIEDLMAIADAGKVMPPKSTWFEPKLRSGLFVHLLD; this is encoded by the coding sequence ATGTCCATAGTAAAACCCTTTAAAGCCCTTCGCCCTTTGCCAAAAAATGCAGAGCATGTTGCTTCTCCACCGTACGATGTTTTAAACAGTTCAGAAGCCCGTAAAATAGCTGAAACAAATCCAATGACCTTCCTATCCGTAAACAAGCCGGAAATAGATTTACCGGAAGATACAGATATTTATTCCAAAGAAGTGTATCAAAAAGGTGCTGAAAATTTAAAAAACATGATCACCAATGGTGTTATGAAAAAAGAAGACAAAGAATGTTTCTATATATACAAGCAACTTATGGGAGAACATGAACAGTATGGTCTGGTTGCACTGGCCTCTGTTGAAGAATATGATAACGATCTGATTAAAAAACATGAATTTACGCGTCCCGTTAAAGAAGATGACCGCGTAAACCATATCGATAATTTAAACGCACAAGTTGGACCGGTTTTTTTAACATATAAAGCACAACCGGAAATAGACAAACTTATCTCCAAAATTACAGCAGGCCAGCCTGAGATTGGTTTTATGGCCGATGATGAAATTGAACACACAATCTGGGTTGTAAATAATGACGCAGATATAAAAGCAATTCAGGATAGCTTTTCAAAGCTTGATGCACTTTATGTAGCCGATGGCCATCATCGCTCCGCTGCTGCATCCAGAATTTGCAAAATGCGCAAGGATAAAAATCCAAAGCATAATGGAAATGAAAGTTATAATTATTTCCTAAATGTGATTTTCCCTGACAACCAAATGTATATAATGGATTACAACCGTGTTGTTAAGGACTTAAATGGCCTTTCCAAAGATGAATTCTTTGACAAAATCTATGATAATTTCTCAATCAGGAGATTAGGCCCTGCGGGATTTAAACCAATGGAAGCCCACGCATTTATCATGTACATGGATAAAGAGTACTTCCTATTGGAAGCCCATGAAGGCAGTTTTGATGAGAATGATCCTGTTTCCCGGCTTGACGTATCTATTTTACAAGAAAACCTTTTAGCACCAGCTTTAGGGATTGGTGATCCACGTAAAGATAAACGGATTGATTTTGTTGGAGGGATTCGTGGCTTGGAAGGTTTAACCGAAAGAGTTGACTCGGGAGAGATGGCAGTTGCATTTGCTTTGTTCCCAACATCTATTGAGGATTTAATGGCCATCGCTGATGCAGGAAAAGTTATGCCGCCAAAATCAACCTGGTTTGAACCTAAACTGCGTAGCGGATTATTTGTGCATCTTTTGGATTGA
- a CDS encoding response regulator: MIIPLQSRINYLFILFFLVVSFGRANNTSLNITSNSKPTLYKPNTVKFEQLSVNDGLSSSDILRIYQDNRGYLWVGTRNGLNKFDGYNFKSFLNEPGDNSSISNSSVFAIFEDKKNRLWIGTKSFGLNQYIYETESFKNFSSFLIDSITVKTGSVYAIGEDKKGNLWIGSKNGLFKVDVDSLGLKKILHYKQEPGKANSLSDNNVRSLYIDSSGIIWIGTKNKGLDRFDPETGLFNNLRLAPDSLKNWNLVNKIIESRNGFLWLATGRGGLCRLKWRSNEDVLLTRFKHNPDDPSSINHNLIRDVLEDKNGVIWVGTANGLCRVIRNGKKTTFKSYISDPNDPSTLSYPLATSLFLDRSGILWVGTSKGLNKYNPGKVKFTHYKSVPDGQQGLKTNMVYAIHEGEPGEYWIGTRGRGLSRVLVSKSGSEDWTHFRTQKDPKKKLSTGTIMSILKDKAGDIWVASFFSGLNKYDRKNDNWIRYRHDPKDSTSLISNRLLTLFEDRSGVLWIGTVDKGLCKFDRVQNKFFQYKNDPTDSLSISHNRVQAILEDSNGRLWIGTYAGGINIFDRENNSFIHFIKDTSNTFSLRSNEIQTLHEDRNKNIWIGTGKGGLSQVSLLDIDKGLFSNYSKKDGLPGNTVYGIIEDDNGKLWLSTNRGLSRFDPQSKVFRNFDLDDGLQNMEFNDFSWFHSKQTGDMFFGGPSGFNVFHPDSIKDNLNLPQVVFTDLKIFNKSADHFDQESPLTKPISESSSITLLYDQIVLTFEFAAIHFAQPNKNKYAYQMEGFEEEWNYVGTRRFATYTNLSPGQYVFKVKGSNSDGIWNETPTTLKITVLPPWWNTWWSYSLYLLFIVGLVFGLRKYELNRQQLKHNFELEHLETEKLKEVNNMKSRFFASISHEFRTPLTLISGPVERLLKQISNKKQISDLNRIQDNATRMNKLVDMYLELSRLESGNITLQKEEQNIIPILKSILASFESIAEAKEIELQFRSSIFSAICMVDTEKFELIIINLISNAIKFTPQNGIVTLCAETSEMQNQLLIKVEDTGVGIPQNQLSNIFKMYYQVENEINKRISGTGIGLTMAKELTQLHGGKIEVESILGVGTTFEITIPVSAVHEISVEEKSGTNRQLTNPNFDEIDRDKKLILIVEDNHQMQDYIKSHLDDEYEIKLAADGKQGFAKAIKTNPALIISDVMMPEMDGYEFCSKIKNDFRTSHVPVILLTAKIEDKDMMEGLATGADNYLKKPFKAAELHVRIKNLIENRSRLHRKFQTDQRMDLKEFKVTSADELFLEKCHNIINENLSKSEFSVQDFANEMALSRIHLYRKLKALTGLNTNKYIQTIRLKKAALLLVSGHGNISQVAYDCGFSNPSYFAEAFKEMFSISPTEYVQKAKNVT, translated from the coding sequence ATGATTATTCCTTTGCAATCCCGGATAAACTATTTATTTATTCTCTTTTTTCTGGTTGTGAGTTTTGGGCGGGCCAATAATACCAGCTTAAATATTACATCAAATTCAAAGCCTACCTTATATAAACCAAATACTGTAAAGTTTGAGCAATTGTCAGTTAATGATGGTCTTTCAAGCAGCGATATATTACGTATTTACCAGGACAATCGCGGTTATTTATGGGTTGGAACACGAAATGGTCTCAACAAATTTGATGGATATAATTTCAAATCGTTTTTAAATGAACCTGGTGACAATAGCAGTATAAGTAACAGCTCAGTATTCGCTATATTTGAAGATAAAAAAAACAGGCTTTGGATTGGGACCAAAAGCTTTGGACTAAACCAGTATATATATGAAACAGAAAGTTTCAAAAATTTTTCTTCATTTCTCATCGATTCCATCACAGTAAAAACTGGAAGCGTTTATGCAATTGGTGAAGACAAAAAAGGTAATCTGTGGATTGGTAGCAAAAATGGATTGTTTAAGGTGGATGTTGACAGCCTGGGTTTAAAAAAGATTTTACATTACAAGCAAGAACCGGGAAAAGCCAATAGCCTTAGTGACAATAACGTACGCTCGCTTTATATAGATTCATCAGGAATAATCTGGATTGGTACAAAAAATAAAGGATTGGATCGTTTTGATCCTGAGACAGGATTATTTAACAACTTACGTTTGGCACCAGATTCTTTAAAAAATTGGAACTTAGTTAATAAAATAATTGAAAGCAGAAATGGTTTTTTATGGCTAGCAACAGGACGTGGTGGATTGTGCCGCTTGAAGTGGAGATCCAACGAAGATGTATTGCTTACTCGCTTTAAACACAACCCGGATGATCCATCAAGCATTAATCATAATCTAATAAGAGATGTATTGGAAGATAAAAATGGCGTTATATGGGTTGGTACAGCAAATGGGCTATGCCGCGTAATTCGTAATGGCAAAAAAACAACTTTTAAATCATATATAAGTGATCCAAATGATCCTTCCACCTTAAGTTATCCACTTGCTACATCACTTTTTCTGGATAGATCAGGGATTTTGTGGGTTGGCACTTCAAAGGGATTAAACAAATACAATCCGGGAAAAGTAAAATTTACACACTATAAGAGTGTACCAGATGGCCAACAGGGATTGAAAACCAATATGGTTTACGCCATTCATGAAGGTGAACCTGGCGAGTATTGGATTGGAACCCGTGGCAGAGGGCTTTCCCGTGTTTTAGTGAGCAAAAGTGGTTCCGAAGATTGGACCCATTTTAGAACACAAAAAGATCCGAAAAAAAAGCTGTCGACCGGAACAATTATGTCAATATTAAAAGACAAAGCAGGGGATATATGGGTAGCCAGCTTTTTTAGTGGTTTAAACAAATATGACCGTAAAAATGATAATTGGATTCGCTACCGGCATGATCCAAAAGATTCTACCAGTTTAATTAGCAACCGTTTACTAACTCTATTTGAAGATCGATCCGGAGTTCTATGGATTGGGACAGTAGACAAGGGATTGTGCAAATTTGATCGTGTACAAAATAAGTTTTTTCAATACAAAAATGATCCAACTGATTCATTGAGTATAAGCCACAACAGGGTTCAGGCAATTCTCGAAGATAGTAATGGCAGGCTATGGATTGGGACATATGCTGGAGGTATAAATATTTTTGACAGAGAAAATAACAGCTTTATCCATTTTATAAAAGATACAAGTAATACTTTCTCTTTGCGAAGTAACGAAATTCAAACCCTCCATGAAGACAGAAATAAGAACATTTGGATTGGGACCGGAAAAGGTGGACTCTCACAAGTTAGTCTTTTAGATATTGATAAAGGTTTATTTAGTAATTATTCAAAAAAGGATGGTTTACCTGGAAATACGGTTTATGGAATTATAGAAGATGATAACGGCAAACTATGGCTGAGTACAAATCGAGGTTTATCAAGGTTTGATCCGCAATCCAAAGTATTTAGAAACTTTGATTTGGATGACGGTTTGCAAAATATGGAATTTAATGATTTCTCATGGTTTCACAGCAAACAAACCGGAGATATGTTTTTTGGAGGCCCAAGTGGGTTTAATGTGTTTCACCCCGATAGTATTAAAGACAATCTAAATTTGCCTCAGGTTGTTTTTACAGATTTGAAAATATTTAACAAATCTGCAGATCATTTTGACCAAGAATCGCCACTAACCAAACCAATCTCGGAAAGCAGTTCGATTACATTATTGTATGACCAAATTGTTTTAACTTTTGAATTTGCAGCTATTCATTTTGCCCAGCCAAATAAAAACAAATACGCTTATCAAATGGAAGGTTTCGAGGAAGAATGGAATTATGTCGGAACACGCCGTTTTGCAACATATACAAACCTATCTCCTGGTCAATACGTTTTTAAAGTGAAAGGAAGTAATAGCGATGGCATTTGGAATGAAACCCCGACAACCTTAAAAATTACTGTTTTGCCACCCTGGTGGAATACCTGGTGGTCCTATAGTTTGTACTTGCTTTTTATTGTTGGATTGGTTTTTGGGCTGCGCAAATATGAATTAAATCGACAGCAATTAAAGCATAATTTTGAGTTAGAACATTTGGAAACTGAAAAACTCAAAGAAGTAAATAACATGAAATCCCGTTTCTTTGCCAGCATTTCACACGAATTTCGAACACCGCTTACTTTAATAAGTGGACCGGTTGAGAGACTTTTAAAACAAATCAGCAACAAAAAACAAATCTCCGATCTGAACCGCATTCAAGATAACGCGACTCGAATGAATAAACTGGTTGATATGTATTTAGAACTATCGCGGCTGGAAAGCGGTAACATCACACTTCAAAAAGAAGAGCAAAATATTATCCCAATTCTTAAATCTATTCTGGCTTCATTTGAATCCATTGCTGAAGCAAAAGAGATTGAGCTGCAATTTCGCTCATCTATTTTTTCAGCTATTTGCATGGTGGATACTGAGAAGTTTGAACTGATAATTATAAATCTCATTTCGAATGCCATTAAATTTACGCCTCAGAATGGCATAGTTACCTTATGTGCAGAAACTTCAGAAATGCAAAACCAATTACTGATCAAAGTTGAAGATACTGGCGTAGGTATCCCTCAAAACCAACTATCTAATATTTTTAAAATGTACTACCAGGTTGAAAATGAAATCAATAAAAGAATAAGTGGGACAGGAATTGGTCTGACAATGGCAAAAGAACTAACTCAGTTGCATGGCGGTAAAATTGAAGTCGAAAGCATTCTGGGTGTGGGAACTACTTTCGAAATAACAATCCCGGTTAGTGCTGTTCATGAAATATCTGTTGAAGAAAAATCAGGAACAAATAGACAACTAACTAATCCTAATTTTGATGAGATCGACAGAGATAAAAAATTGATTCTGATTGTAGAAGACAATCATCAAATGCAGGATTATATTAAAAGCCATCTTGATGACGAATATGAAATAAAATTAGCAGCAGACGGGAAGCAAGGTTTTGCAAAAGCTATAAAAACAAACCCTGCATTAATAATCAGCGATGTGATGATGCCTGAAATGGATGGCTATGAGTTTTGTTCAAAAATTAAAAATGATTTTCGCACAAGCCATGTCCCGGTAATCCTGTTGACGGCAAAGATAGAAGATAAGGATATGATGGAAGGCCTGGCGACCGGTGCGGATAATTATCTTAAAAAACCTTTTAAAGCAGCAGAGTTACATGTCCGTATTAAAAATTTAATAGAAAACCGTTCCAGGCTACACCGCAAATTTCAAACAGATCAGCGCATGGATCTTAAAGAGTTCAAGGTAACTTCGGCTGATGAGCTGTTTTTAGAAAAGTGTCACAATATAATAAATGAAAACCTATCTAAAAGTGAATTTTCAGTTCAAGATTTTGCCAATGAAATGGCTTTAAGCCGAATACACCTATATCGCAAATTAAAGGCCCTAACTGGTCTTAATACCAATAAGTATATCCAGACAATCCGCCTAAAAAAAGCAGCCCTATTGCTTGTTTCCGGTCATGGAAATATTTCTCAGGTGGCATACGATTGTGGCTTCTCCAACCCATCCTACTTTGCTGAAGCATTTAAAGAGATGTTTAGCATTTCTCCCACGGAATATGTACAAAAGGCAAAAAATGTAACATAG
- a CDS encoding sigma-54-dependent Fis family transcriptional regulator → MERKILVVDNEKRMCTLIKQSLEIENYNVQTAYSGNEAFELLQNNFFDVVITDLKMTPVDGLQVLDYVKRNHPSTEVILITAFATQETALEAMKAGAYDYLIKPFKMDELLLRIDRVLKQKEILKENEELKKRHEQPTHLSGIIGKSKKMREVFDLIKRVSKQDAAVLIRGESGTGKELAANAIHSESDRQSKPMVAINCAALPENLLESELFGYEKGAFTGATQSKKGLFEMASGSTLFLDEIGDLSLGLQAKLLRVLQNNEVFHLGGREAIKVDVRLITATHQNLEKMIEEQTFRSDLYYRINLFPIVLPPLRERKEDIPELIEFFMLKHPDKILSPMAKLSLMEYDYPGNIRELENILSREAIISEKIIEEINLPATSFSEESSPKQFGVLPEQGLIIDELLKNLIIQALEKSGGKKSKAAELLGVTRRRLYSMMETHGIEY, encoded by the coding sequence ATGGAAAGAAAAATTCTTGTTGTTGACAATGAAAAGCGAATGTGTACGCTTATAAAGCAATCGCTTGAAATTGAAAATTATAACGTACAAACAGCATACTCCGGCAATGAGGCTTTTGAATTATTGCAAAATAATTTTTTTGATGTGGTGATCACCGATTTAAAAATGACTCCAGTCGATGGGCTGCAAGTTTTGGACTACGTTAAGAGAAATCATCCTTCAACCGAGGTTATTTTGATCACAGCTTTTGCTACACAGGAAACAGCACTGGAAGCAATGAAAGCAGGAGCTTATGATTACCTGATTAAACCTTTTAAAATGGATGAGCTGTTGCTGAGGATTGATCGAGTTCTGAAACAAAAAGAAATTTTAAAAGAAAATGAAGAATTAAAAAAACGCCATGAGCAACCTACTCATTTATCGGGGATAATCGGTAAAAGCAAAAAAATGCGCGAAGTGTTTGACCTGATAAAACGGGTAAGCAAGCAAGATGCCGCTGTACTTATCCGAGGTGAGAGTGGCACTGGAAAGGAGCTTGCAGCAAATGCTATCCATTCAGAAAGTGACAGGCAATCCAAACCCATGGTGGCGATAAATTGCGCTGCATTGCCGGAGAACCTGCTTGAGAGTGAGTTGTTTGGGTATGAGAAAGGTGCCTTTACAGGAGCGACCCAATCTAAAAAAGGCCTGTTTGAAATGGCCAGCGGCAGTACACTTTTCCTGGATGAAATTGGTGATCTTTCCTTGGGCTTGCAGGCAAAATTATTGCGGGTTTTACAAAATAATGAAGTATTTCACCTTGGTGGAAGGGAAGCCATTAAAGTTGATGTACGCCTGATTACGGCCACACACCAAAACTTAGAAAAAATGATTGAAGAACAAACTTTCCGTTCGGATTTATATTACCGCATTAATTTGTTCCCGATTGTCCTACCGCCATTGAGAGAACGCAAAGAAGATATTCCCGAGTTAATTGAATTTTTTATGCTTAAACACCCAGATAAAATTTTATCTCCTATGGCAAAACTATCGTTAATGGAATATGATTATCCCGGAAATATCCGAGAACTGGAAAATATACTTTCACGCGAAGCAATTATTTCTGAAAAAATTATTGAGGAAATCAATTTGCCAGCAACATCATTTTCAGAAGAATCAAGTCCAAAACAATTTGGTGTATTGCCTGAACAAGGTTTGATTATTGATGAGTTGTTAAAAAATCTTATAATACAGGCGCTTGAAAAATCTGGTGGAAAAAAAAGCAAAGCGGCAGAATTACTCGGTGTAACCCGCCGCCGTTTATATTCAATGATGGAAACACATGGGATTGAATATTGA
- a CDS encoding OmpA family protein gives MKATLISMLLVMSFVINGFSQTTAKDKFFADYESLIEQVRSGNGEILSPEFYKNAVEVYQEAIEAYEEKESQKIIREKLDESAKYARDALGIIKLANLTLKQTIDAREAALSAEAPIYAAKLWEEAEEEFREATQNLEDDDIDDAKEYGQTAQQLFNQSELLGIKNGILGEAREKVKLAEEAEAGEYSFHTLTDAQNLLVETERLLDGDRYAREEAIQKAAKASYQGSHAAYLAKTIKALSTKDENWENLILKFEEFLTEFGSQFNYKPQFDEGFDNSVRSISEYIKTLKEDKKQLIQENGRLQEELNSVKEREENYSAELEKKKDKERRIDKVKSLFSSNEAKVIYEGDNLIIRLFGINFPSGKAIIQPEYFSLLTKVQQALREFQDSHYLIEGHTDALGNNNRNKILSEKRALSVREYLIANMDLSDSQITHIGFGESKPVASNETRQGRELNRRIDVVINISE, from the coding sequence ATGAAAGCAACCTTAATTAGTATGTTATTAGTAATGAGTTTTGTTATAAACGGGTTTAGCCAAACGACTGCAAAAGATAAGTTTTTTGCAGACTATGAATCGTTAATTGAACAAGTACGTTCAGGTAATGGTGAAATTTTATCTCCTGAGTTTTATAAGAATGCAGTTGAAGTTTATCAAGAAGCCATTGAAGCTTATGAAGAAAAAGAAAGCCAAAAAATCATTCGTGAAAAACTTGATGAATCGGCAAAGTATGCACGTGATGCCCTGGGGATTATAAAGCTTGCTAATTTGACCTTAAAACAAACAATAGATGCCCGAGAAGCTGCTTTATCAGCTGAAGCGCCAATCTATGCAGCAAAATTGTGGGAAGAAGCAGAAGAAGAATTTCGTGAAGCAACTCAAAACCTGGAAGATGATGATATTGATGATGCCAAAGAGTATGGACAAACGGCTCAGCAACTGTTTAACCAATCCGAACTATTGGGAATTAAGAACGGTATTTTGGGAGAAGCCAGGGAAAAAGTAAAACTGGCTGAAGAAGCTGAAGCGGGTGAATATTCATTCCATACTTTAACTGATGCCCAGAATTTACTGGTTGAAACGGAAAGGTTGCTGGATGGTGACAGATATGCGCGCGAAGAGGCAATTCAAAAAGCTGCTAAGGCTTCTTATCAGGGATCACATGCTGCATATCTTGCAAAAACAATAAAAGCGCTTTCTACAAAAGATGAAAATTGGGAAAACTTAATTTTAAAGTTTGAAGAATTTTTAACAGAATTTGGAAGTCAATTCAACTATAAGCCACAATTTGACGAGGGTTTTGATAATAGCGTCAGATCAATTTCCGAATATATTAAAACTCTTAAAGAAGATAAAAAACAGTTAATCCAGGAAAATGGCAGGCTTCAAGAAGAGTTAAACTCTGTAAAAGAGCGGGAAGAAAACTATTCTGCTGAGCTTGAGAAAAAGAAAGACAAGGAACGACGAATTGACAAAGTGAAGTCTCTTTTTTCTTCAAATGAGGCGAAAGTAATTTATGAAGGTGATAATCTGATTATCCGTTTATTTGGAATAAACTTTCCGTCGGGTAAAGCAATAATTCAACCGGAATATTTTTCACTATTAACAAAAGTGCAACAGGCATTGCGTGAGTTTCAGGATAGCCATTATTTAATTGAAGGGCATACGGATGCTTTAGGTAATAATAACAGGAATAAAATTTTATCTGAAAAAAGAGCCCTTTCTGTTAGGGAATATTTAATTGCCAATATGGATTTAAGCGACTCCCAAATTACTCACATTGGTTTTGGTGAATCAAAACCTGTGGCATCAAATGAAACAAGGCAGGGCAGAGAGTTAAACAGAAGAATTGATGTCGTGATTAATATTAGCGAATAA
- a CDS encoding tetratricopeptide repeat protein — protein MKGIGLRDKISVDSREFQVHTGNDPLKNIVKSEVFEKGKFLFSAEDPYSVRENKETEIDEEYLKDITFEQHQNTLDEIKILFLVNEKIKQIRQHLPHFRLGKVFLNRNFIDEAINNLKRVVELKPDFVRGHIKLGLAYFKQTKYMDAIKAFLQAHKIEPEYPDILNNLGVTYAKTNNFAAASKFLKKALEIKPNFKEANFNLGIVLFLSSIADDEDESKVIIPARFIRSFKEILKMSSFQSKYWHERFILTQQALEEGKKKNVVAALEKIQSEIMFQEDSSDIMDYFFLQFMFGGSELKHTKLDFFEELITAEVERNNTYADYWNELGIIHLVQCREYFTKAIAEFEKSTKIDPDFETAQKNTELLRHNKQGFLILLRAILK, from the coding sequence TTGAAAGGAATTGGATTACGGGATAAAATCTCTGTAGACTCACGCGAGTTTCAGGTTCACACAGGTAATGATCCTTTAAAAAATATTGTTAAAAGTGAGGTGTTTGAAAAAGGGAAGTTTCTATTCAGCGCAGAAGATCCATATTCTGTCCGTGAAAACAAAGAAACTGAAATTGATGAAGAATATCTCAAAGACATTACTTTTGAACAGCATCAAAATACACTTGATGAGATTAAGATTCTTTTTTTAGTCAATGAAAAAATAAAACAAATAAGACAGCACCTACCTCATTTCCGCCTTGGTAAAGTTTTTTTAAACCGCAATTTCATAGATGAAGCAATAAATAACCTGAAGCGAGTTGTAGAACTAAAACCCGATTTTGTCCGTGGGCATATTAAACTTGGCCTGGCCTACTTTAAACAGACAAAATATATGGATGCGATCAAAGCTTTTTTACAGGCGCATAAGATAGAACCTGAATATCCTGATATTTTAAATAATTTGGGTGTTACTTATGCCAAAACGAATAATTTTGCAGCCGCCTCTAAGTTTTTAAAAAAAGCTTTGGAAATTAAACCAAACTTCAAAGAAGCTAATTTTAACCTAGGTATCGTTTTGTTCTTATCATCTATCGCTGATGATGAAGATGAATCAAAAGTTATCATTCCTGCAAGATTTATTCGCTCTTTTAAAGAAATCCTTAAAATGAGTTCGTTTCAATCAAAGTATTGGCATGAAAGGTTTATTCTGACCCAGCAGGCTCTGGAAGAAGGAAAAAAGAAGAATGTAGTTGCCGCGCTGGAAAAAATTCAATCCGAAATTATGTTTCAGGAAGACAGCAGTGATATAATGGATTATTTTTTCTTGCAGTTTATGTTTGGTGGATCAGAATTGAAACACACCAAGCTTGACTTTTTTGAAGAATTGATTACTGCCGAGGTTGAAAGAAATAACACATATGCCGATTATTGGAATGAACTGGGAATTATCCATCTTGTTCAATGCCGCGAGTATTTTACCAAAGCAATCGCAGAGTTTGAAAAATCCACGAAAATTGACCCCGATTTTGAAACAGCACAAAAAAACACCGAACTCTTAAGACACAACAAGCAAGGCTTCCTGATCTTGCTGCGGGCCATCCTAAAATAA